Proteins encoded by one window of Rubrobacter indicoceani:
- a CDS encoding CDP-alcohol phosphatidyltransferase family protein: MRSEEPDRHDRHEDDVRPELREGEDTPPWFRLKAVGVHLYTASGVVLAMLILAAAFQGQVETALWLMLATLVIDSTDGLLARRFRVSEALPFFDGAMLDNIVDYVTYVFAPVALLWSGGFFPAGNLGLVVAAVPLLASSYQFCRVDAKTDDHFFLGFPSYFNVLAFYAIVFEMNPGALAALVIGCSLFVFVPIRYIYPTRTVAFRKLSLLLSALWLVAYAIILLQLPDPHPLILGFSIAYLFYYFGLSLFLHGKMVLDERRMEEGEALD, from the coding sequence ATGAGAAGCGAGGAACCGGACAGACACGACAGACACGAAGACGATGTAAGGCCCGAGCTTCGGGAGGGGGAAGATACCCCGCCCTGGTTCCGGCTCAAGGCCGTAGGGGTTCATCTCTACACCGCAAGCGGGGTCGTGCTTGCCATGCTCATACTCGCCGCCGCGTTTCAGGGGCAGGTGGAGACCGCGCTCTGGCTTATGCTCGCCACCCTTGTTATAGACTCGACCGACGGGTTGCTGGCCAGGCGGTTCCGCGTCAGCGAGGCTCTTCCCTTCTTCGACGGGGCGATGCTCGACAACATCGTTGACTACGTAACCTATGTTTTTGCGCCGGTGGCCCTGCTCTGGAGCGGCGGGTTCTTTCCGGCCGGCAACCTCGGGCTCGTCGTGGCGGCGGTTCCGCTGCTCGCGTCGAGCTATCAGTTCTGCCGGGTGGACGCAAAGACCGACGACCACTTCTTTCTCGGCTTCCCGAGCTACTTCAACGTGCTGGCCTTCTACGCCATCGTCTTCGAGATGAACCCCGGCGCTCTGGCCGCGCTCGTTATCGGCTGCTCGCTTTTTGTCTTTGTGCCGATACGCTACATCTACCCGACCCGGACCGTCGCCTTCCGGAAGCTCTCGCTGCTTTTGAGCGCGCTCTGGCTTGTCGCCTACGCCATTATCCTGCTGCAGCTGCCGGACCCGCACCCGCTTATCCTTGGCTTCTCCATCGCCTACCTCTTCTACTACTTCGGCCTGAGCCTCTTCCTGCATGGGAAAATGGTCCTCGACGAACGCCGCATGGAGGAAGGCGAAGCCCTCGACTAG
- a CDS encoding PaaI family thioesterase, whose translation MTLERSGGYEAQDAGYREKVKGGFEKQTFMKTIGATLEAVRPGYCEVHLPFRKDLCQHTGFIHAGVTTTISDNACGFAALTLMPPDSEVLSVEFKMNLLRPAIGEKLVARATVVKPGKTVTVVQAEVAAVSGGGEKPCGFMVATMMRLEVPEGSSGPENAAAELKEPAG comes from the coding sequence ATGACTCTGGAGCGTTCGGGCGGGTACGAAGCGCAGGACGCGGGCTACCGCGAGAAAGTGAAGGGCGGCTTTGAAAAGCAGACGTTCATGAAGACCATCGGGGCGACGCTCGAGGCGGTGAGGCCGGGGTATTGTGAGGTACACCTCCCCTTCCGCAAAGACCTGTGCCAGCACACGGGCTTTATCCACGCCGGGGTGACGACAACGATCTCGGACAACGCCTGCGGCTTTGCCGCCCTGACCCTGATGCCCCCGGACTCCGAGGTCCTCTCGGTGGAGTTCAAGATGAACCTGCTGCGCCCGGCCATCGGGGAGAAGCTTGTTGCCCGCGCCACCGTCGTCAAGCCGGGCAAGACGGTAACGGTCGTTCAGGCCGAGGTCGCAGCCGTCTCCGGCGGCGGGGAGAAGCCCTGCGGTTTCATGGTCGCTACGATGATGCGCCTCGAAGTGCCGGAAGGGTCCTCCGGCCCGGAGAACGCCGCTGCGGAACTCAAAGAACCGGCGGGCTAG
- the trpS gene encoding tryptophan--tRNA ligase gives MSDQKQRVFSGIQPSGNLTIGNYLGALKNWVAVQQENENFFCIVDLHAITVPQDPKVLAEKIREVAAIYLAVGLDPRHCTIFRQSAVPGHTELAWLLNCVARFGELSRMTQFKDKTVRGGSDSASAGLFTYPVLMAADILLYNADLVPVGDDQRQHLELSRTIARRFNHTYGETFVVPKPMILSAGARVMGLDDPTVKMSKSAGSPGHYIAILDEPDVIRKKVRRAKTDSGSEVTATADKPAITNLLDIYSATTGRTIPELEDEYEGRGYGDLKRDLGDAVAEALAPIRTRALELLSDPAELDSLLAAGSEKAREASAPVLRDARSRMGLG, from the coding sequence ATGTCTGATCAGAAACAAAGGGTCTTCTCGGGGATACAGCCGAGCGGCAACCTGACCATCGGCAATTACCTCGGGGCGCTCAAGAACTGGGTTGCGGTTCAGCAGGAGAACGAGAACTTTTTCTGCATCGTGGACCTGCACGCCATTACGGTGCCGCAGGACCCGAAGGTTCTGGCCGAGAAGATCCGGGAGGTCGCCGCGATCTACCTCGCGGTCGGCCTCGATCCGAGGCACTGCACTATCTTCCGCCAGAGCGCGGTGCCGGGTCATACCGAACTTGCGTGGCTTCTGAACTGCGTGGCGCGGTTCGGGGAGCTTTCGCGGATGACGCAGTTCAAGGACAAGACCGTGCGCGGCGGGTCCGATTCCGCGAGCGCGGGGCTTTTCACGTACCCGGTCCTGATGGCCGCGGACATACTCCTGTACAACGCCGACCTTGTCCCGGTCGGGGACGACCAGCGCCAGCACCTGGAGCTTTCGCGCACCATAGCCCGGCGCTTCAACCACACTTACGGGGAGACCTTTGTAGTGCCGAAGCCGATGATCCTCTCCGCCGGGGCGCGGGTGATGGGGCTGGACGACCCGACCGTAAAGATGAGCAAATCCGCCGGTTCTCCGGGCCACTACATCGCCATACTCGACGAGCCGGACGTGATAAGAAAGAAGGTCCGGCGCGCAAAGACGGACTCCGGCTCGGAGGTAACGGCTACGGCGGACAAACCCGCCATAACCAACCTGCTCGACATATATTCGGCGACGACGGGCAGGACGATCCCGGAGCTCGAAGACGAGTACGAGGGCCGGGGTTACGGGGATCTCAAGCGCGACCTCGGAGACGCCGTCGCGGAGGCGCTCGCGCCGATCCGGACCCGGGCGCTGGAGCTGCTCTCGGACCCGGCGGAGCTGGATTCCCTGCTGGCGGCGGGTTCCGAAAAGGCCCGGGAAGCATCGGCCCCTGTACTGCGAGACGCCCGGTCCAGAATGGGCCTCGGCTGA
- a CDS encoding IclR family transcriptional regulator — protein sequence MDILDENLGKGKSTSGVGVLDRSVAILSRLAEGPATLGEVVAGTGLPRPTAHRLLAALEKHHLVARRDGRYALGSRLLGWGNMVGGRPDLIEAARPVLVRLRDEVDESAQLYLREGDGRVCVAASERKTGLKTTVAVGSVLPLELGSAGKVLRGLPEVRERGWAGSVAEREAGVASVSAPVFGGDGELVAAVSVSGPISRLGERPGERLAEAVMAAARRIEGSL from the coding sequence ATGGACATCCTAGACGAAAACCTCGGGAAAGGCAAGTCGACGAGCGGGGTCGGGGTTCTGGATCGGTCGGTGGCGATTCTTTCGCGGCTGGCGGAGGGTCCGGCGACGCTCGGGGAGGTGGTAGCGGGGACGGGGTTGCCGAGGCCGACGGCGCATCGTCTGCTGGCGGCGCTGGAGAAGCATCATCTGGTTGCGAGGCGGGACGGTCGGTACGCGCTTGGTTCGCGGCTTCTGGGCTGGGGGAACATGGTCGGGGGGAGGCCGGATCTCATCGAGGCCGCGCGTCCGGTGCTGGTGCGGCTCCGGGATGAGGTGGATGAGAGTGCTCAGTTGTACCTGCGAGAGGGGGACGGCCGCGTTTGCGTGGCCGCGTCCGAGAGAAAGACGGGTCTGAAGACAACAGTTGCGGTCGGCTCGGTGCTGCCGCTGGAGCTGGGCTCGGCGGGGAAGGTTTTAAGGGGTCTGCCTGAAGTGCGGGAGCGCGGCTGGGCCGGGAGCGTCGCGGAGCGGGAAGCCGGGGTGGCGAGCGTCAGCGCGCCGGTGTTCGGTGGGGACGGAGAACTCGTGGCCGCCGTGTCGGTGAGCGGGCCGATCTCCCGCCTCGGGGAGCGTCCGGGGGAGCGGCTCGCAGAGGCGGTCATGGCGGCGGCCCGAAGGATAGAGGGCTCGCTCTAG
- a CDS encoding class I SAM-dependent methyltransferase, whose amino-acid sequence MSLEWNAVFYERLADPMTRWGEAFLDRVELRGDEYVLDAGCGTGRVTEKLLERLPNGRVLAVDGSGAMVEAARERFAGDDRVSFLRRDLLELRVAEPVDLIFSTATFHWIPAHDRLFARLFDALKPGGRLAAQCGGEGNISRVDEATRRVMEQERFAPYFEGWTDEKLYAGAEDTERRLVEAGFEGAGAWLQPEPTPFAGVEHLADYLRTIILRSHVLVLPEEPDRDAFARAVALEMDGRDGPLLADYVRINLLARKPVQTASQQMINT is encoded by the coding sequence ATGAGCCTTGAATGGAACGCGGTTTTCTACGAGCGGCTCGCCGACCCGATGACGCGGTGGGGTGAGGCGTTTCTGGATCGGGTGGAGTTGCGGGGCGACGAGTACGTGCTCGATGCGGGTTGTGGGACGGGACGGGTAACGGAGAAGCTTCTGGAGCGGCTTCCGAACGGGAGGGTTCTTGCGGTGGATGGCTCCGGTGCGATGGTGGAGGCGGCTCGGGAGCGGTTTGCCGGGGACGACCGGGTATCGTTTCTGCGGCGGGACCTGCTCGAGCTCCGGGTAGCCGAGCCCGTGGACCTTATATTCTCCACCGCGACTTTTCACTGGATCCCGGCCCACGACAGGCTTTTCGCCCGGCTTTTCGACGCTCTGAAGCCCGGCGGCAGGCTTGCGGCTCAGTGCGGCGGTGAGGGGAACATCTCGCGGGTCGATGAAGCGACGCGGAGAGTGATGGAGCAGGAGCGTTTCGCGCCGTACTTTGAGGGCTGGACGGATGAGAAACTCTACGCCGGTGCCGAAGACACCGAGCGGCGGCTGGTTGAGGCGGGCTTCGAAGGTGCCGGGGCGTGGCTTCAGCCTGAGCCCACGCCCTTTGCGGGCGTCGAGCACCTCGCGGATTACCTGAGGACGATCATCCTCAGGAGCCACGTTCTCGTGCTGCCCGAGGAGCCCGACCGCGACGCCTTCGCCCGGGCCGTTGCGCTGGAGATGGACGGACGGGACGGCCCGCTGCTGGCGGACTACGTCCGAATCAACCTGCTGGCACGAAAACCCGTGCAGACCGCGTCACAGCAAATGATCAACACATAA
- the leuC gene encoding 3-isopropylmalate dehydratase large subunit, protein MSDGNRPKTMAEKVWERHVVRSSEGEPDLLYIDLHMVHEVTSPQAFEALRLAGRKVRRPDLTVATMDHNVPTSDFGVPVKDRISAKQMDAMQTNADEFGIELHGWGSRGQGIVHVIGPEMGLTQPGMTIVCGDSHTATHGAFGALAFGIGTSEVEHVLATQTLPQRRPKTMAVTIEGDLPEDVTAKDLMLGILNRIGTGGGVGYIIEYRGEAIRDLSMEGRMTICNMTIEGGGRAGMIAPDETTFEYVKGRQHAPKGADWDIAVSEWKNLRTDTGAEFDKEVVIRAEELVPFVSWGTTPAQTVGLDGEVPEPENDGHERALKYMDLKAGTAIRDIEVDTVFLGSCTNGRIEDLRAAAKVLEGQKVKEGLRAMVVPGSMRVKLQAEEEGLDEIFRNAGFDWRNAGCSMCLGMNPDILSPGERCASTSNRNFEGRQGRGGRTHLVSPAVAAATAVVGRFAAPSDLEVMTEVK, encoded by the coding sequence ATGAGCGACGGAAACAGACCAAAGACGATGGCGGAGAAAGTCTGGGAGCGGCACGTCGTGCGGAGCTCCGAAGGCGAGCCGGACCTGCTCTACATAGACCTTCACATGGTGCATGAAGTAACGAGCCCGCAGGCGTTCGAGGCGCTCAGGCTGGCGGGTCGGAAGGTGCGGAGGCCGGACCTCACGGTAGCCACGATGGACCACAACGTCCCGACCTCGGACTTCGGGGTTCCGGTCAAGGACAGGATAAGCGCAAAGCAGATGGATGCGATGCAGACAAACGCCGACGAGTTCGGCATAGAGCTTCACGGCTGGGGCAGCCGGGGGCAGGGAATAGTACACGTCATCGGGCCGGAGATGGGCCTGACCCAGCCCGGCATGACGATAGTCTGCGGGGACAGCCACACCGCCACGCACGGCGCGTTCGGGGCGCTCGCCTTCGGCATCGGCACCAGCGAGGTCGAGCACGTTCTGGCCACCCAGACCCTGCCGCAGCGCCGGCCGAAAACCATGGCCGTCACCATTGAGGGCGATCTGCCCGAGGACGTAACCGCCAAAGACCTTATGCTCGGCATCCTGAACAGGATAGGTACGGGCGGCGGCGTCGGGTACATCATCGAATACCGGGGCGAGGCCATAAGAGACCTCTCGATGGAGGGGCGCATGACCATCTGCAACATGACGATAGAAGGCGGTGGTCGGGCCGGGATGATCGCCCCCGACGAAACGACCTTCGAGTACGTGAAGGGTCGCCAGCACGCCCCGAAGGGGGCCGACTGGGACATCGCGGTTTCGGAGTGGAAGAACCTCAGGACGGACACGGGGGCCGAGTTCGACAAGGAAGTCGTTATCCGGGCCGAAGAACTCGTTCCGTTTGTATCGTGGGGGACGACCCCGGCGCAGACCGTCGGGCTGGACGGGGAGGTTCCGGAGCCCGAGAACGACGGCCACGAGCGAGCGCTCAAGTACATGGACCTCAAAGCCGGAACCGCCATACGCGACATCGAGGTGGATACCGTGTTTCTCGGTTCCTGCACCAACGGGCGCATAGAGGACCTGCGGGCGGCGGCGAAGGTGCTGGAAGGTCAGAAAGTCAAGGAAGGACTGCGGGCTATGGTGGTGCCGGGTTCGATGCGGGTGAAGCTTCAGGCCGAAGAGGAGGGTCTGGACGAGATCTTCAGAAACGCGGGCTTTGACTGGCGGAACGCGGGATGCTCCATGTGCCTCGGCATGAACCCGGACATCCTCTCGCCGGGCGAACGCTGCGCGTCCACGTCCAACCGGAACTTTGAAGGCAGACAGGGCCGGGGCGGGCGGACGCACCTCGTCAGCCCGGCCGTAGCGGCGGCGACGGCGGTCGTCGGGCGGTTCGCCGCGCCGAGCGACCTCGAAGTCATGACGGAGGTTAAATAG
- the leuD gene encoding 3-isopropylmalate dehydratase small subunit — protein sequence MEAVKAVSGKAMPLGFSDVDTDQIVASDALKRIERTGFGEFLFAEWKEDPDFVMNKPEHQGAVVLIAGENFGCGSSREHAVWAVHQAGFGAVIAPSFADIFKNNCTKNGLLTVELPGETVEALLESIRQDPEAEVKVDLEGQTVSGPGINEQFIVDASTRHRLLNGLDDVGLTLNDEDHIAKFEKSRPEYLPSVL from the coding sequence GTGGAAGCCGTAAAAGCAGTCTCGGGCAAGGCCATGCCGCTCGGGTTCTCGGACGTCGATACGGACCAGATAGTAGCCTCGGACGCCCTCAAGCGCATCGAGCGCACCGGCTTCGGGGAGTTTCTCTTCGCCGAGTGGAAGGAAGACCCGGACTTTGTAATGAACAAACCCGAGCACCAGGGCGCGGTCGTCCTGATCGCCGGAGAGAACTTCGGGTGCGGCTCGAGCCGGGAACACGCGGTGTGGGCCGTGCATCAGGCCGGGTTCGGGGCCGTTATCGCGCCGTCCTTCGCCGACATCTTCAAGAACAACTGCACAAAGAACGGTCTGCTCACGGTGGAGCTGCCCGGAGAAACCGTCGAGGCCCTTCTTGAATCCATCCGGCAGGACCCGGAAGCGGAGGTGAAGGTGGACCTTGAAGGCCAGACGGTCAGCGGCCCCGGTATCAACGAGCAGTTCATCGTCGATGCCTCTACCAGACACCGGCTGCTCAACGGCCTCGACGACGTGGGCCTCACGCTCAACGACGAGGACCATATAGCGAAGTTCGAGAAGAGCCGCCCGGAATACCTGCCGAGCGTGCTTTAG
- a CDS encoding YDG/SRA domain-containing protein, producing MTDRIFGDIPGHPPGSIFADRAELHETGVHRPLQAGISGSATEGADSIVLSGGYEDDEDHGDLIIYTGSGGRDQQTGTQTHDQPFAGRNRALAFSCMNGLPVRVIRGSTHDFVHSPPYGYSYDGLYLVEKYWHEPGRSGFRVWRFRLVEIPSISNRQREEPGAVSEEQGAYNVPAGRHREQTTARIVRNTLLAVSLKRLYKYSCQMCSVRLECPAGPYAEAAHIRPLGSPHYGPDVIGNMICLCPNHHVLFDNGAISVEKNLSLIGATGDLWVHRKHGIGREFLRYHREHYLTDP from the coding sequence ATGACGGATCGCATCTTCGGAGATATCCCTGGACACCCTCCCGGAAGCATCTTTGCAGACCGCGCAGAACTGCATGAGACCGGCGTGCACCGTCCTCTTCAAGCTGGCATCTCCGGAAGCGCCACCGAGGGCGCGGACTCTATCGTCCTTTCGGGAGGCTACGAGGATGATGAAGATCACGGTGATCTCATCATCTACACCGGATCTGGCGGTAGAGACCAGCAAACCGGTACTCAGACACACGACCAGCCGTTCGCAGGAAGGAACCGGGCGCTCGCATTCAGTTGCATGAACGGTCTTCCGGTGCGGGTTATACGGGGTTCTACTCATGATTTCGTCCACTCTCCGCCATACGGCTACAGCTACGATGGCCTCTATCTCGTCGAGAAGTACTGGCACGAACCGGGACGCTCGGGTTTCAGGGTATGGAGGTTCCGGCTTGTAGAGATACCTTCGATCTCAAACAGGCAAAGAGAAGAACCTGGAGCCGTCTCCGAAGAGCAGGGAGCCTACAATGTGCCGGCGGGACGCCACCGCGAGCAAACAACCGCTCGTATCGTTAGGAATACATTACTCGCCGTATCGCTCAAAAGACTTTACAAGTACTCCTGCCAGATGTGTTCCGTGCGGTTGGAATGTCCGGCCGGACCATACGCTGAAGCCGCACACATACGACCGCTGGGATCTCCCCACTATGGACCAGACGTGATCGGAAACATGATCTGCCTGTGCCCGAACCACCACGTGCTTTTCGACAATGGAGCTATCTCTGTAGAGAAGAATCTTTCCCTGATCGGCGCTACCGGAGACCTTTGGGTTCATCGCAAGCACGGGATCGGCCGGGAGTTCCTCAGGTACCACCGAGAACACTACCTGACCGACCCATAG
- a CDS encoding terpene synthase family protein — protein sequence MSESRVEFVEVPGIVCGLEKRISPHAAEVQELHVRWCERHGVYDSEKIRRVFIAMDIGNLASRMYPSGRLEDVQLIADWSAWLLLRDDRWDVTESLAEWERLANRDRAYIRLMRRGNRASANGPEDSGDALYRGLQDLCERTRRRALENSVGDPINGAFLKTMAEFFRGSVRQSFLQRRGETPSLLEYTELRRITGGLDILTHTLAATDGISLSGGALSGTLVERLRLAADNVCCWHNDLVSLNKELAGGEVNNLSIVLAEDPSVPCASVREGLDLAVKMVYDEQAEFERVKTLLLERGGPQAATVKWYIGMLEERISGIISWQERCARYQGFV from the coding sequence ATGTCTGAGTCGCGGGTCGAGTTCGTTGAGGTTCCGGGGATCGTGTGCGGGCTGGAGAAAAGGATCAGTCCCCATGCAGCCGAGGTCCAGGAACTGCACGTGCGCTGGTGCGAGAGGCACGGTGTGTACGACTCGGAGAAGATACGCAGGGTGTTTATCGCGATGGACATAGGGAACCTCGCGTCGAGGATGTACCCCTCCGGGCGGCTGGAGGATGTGCAGTTGATCGCGGACTGGTCGGCGTGGCTGCTCCTGCGCGACGACCGCTGGGATGTTACGGAGAGCCTCGCCGAGTGGGAGCGTCTGGCCAACCGGGACCGGGCCTACATACGCCTCATGCGTCGAGGGAACCGGGCTTCGGCGAACGGCCCCGAAGACTCCGGGGACGCGCTCTACCGCGGACTGCAGGACCTCTGCGAGCGGACCCGGAGGCGGGCGCTGGAGAACTCCGTCGGGGACCCGATCAACGGCGCGTTCCTCAAGACGATGGCAGAGTTCTTTCGTGGAAGCGTGCGGCAGTCTTTCCTGCAGAGACGGGGCGAGACCCCGTCCCTTCTCGAGTACACCGAGCTTCGCCGGATAACGGGCGGCCTCGACATCCTGACCCACACGCTCGCCGCGACCGACGGTATATCCCTCTCCGGGGGGGCGCTCTCCGGTACGCTCGTCGAGCGGCTCAGGCTCGCAGCGGACAACGTCTGCTGCTGGCACAACGACCTTGTCTCGCTGAACAAGGAGCTTGCGGGCGGCGAGGTCAACAACCTCTCCATCGTCCTCGCCGAAGACCCGTCCGTGCCGTGCGCGAGCGTGCGCGAGGGGCTGGACCTCGCGGTGAAGATGGTCTACGACGAGCAGGCCGAGTTCGAGCGGGTAAAAACGCTCCTTCTGGAGCGGGGCGGTCCGCAAGCCGCGACCGTAAAGTGGTACATCGGGATGCTGGAGGAGCGCATCAGCGGCATAATCTCCTGGCAGGAACGCTGCGCCCGCTACCAGGGCTTCGTCTGA
- a CDS encoding putative bifunctional diguanylate cyclase/phosphodiesterase, which yields MDVLSFSGFGFTLFFVAVYSVSRDPAYLQMAGSVMGFSVLIMLSRQYLKQGSVQKAVLITCGAILIISLIVLAISPIMFPAIAITPLVCVGVALPYANELPLKILIAAAWVATTIAAITGAWVFVRSPGNLFSLFDVAAVATTLAMAAALLLLLLWQFRGRILNSLSKARAAEARLRHEARYDSLTGLANRTLLSEKLSEIFALEAARAASRALLFLDVDRFKYVNDSLGHGMGDELLKVVAERLRWSLREADIIARMGGDEFVVVIEETSSGHAQRAARRVQEVLSTPMKVHGHELYVTVSTGVVEGLAGYDEPDDAIRDADIAMYRAKEQGKSRYVIFDEKMRHAAASLLKLENDLRRAVEQGEFVVHYQPVVWLASGSISGFEALVRWRHPERGLLYPDTFMKLAEETGMVHKIDRLVLGEACRKIARWREEYRDPFPPSISVNLSPAGLARPDLIREVSNVLMETRLPGHALIIELTESAVMEDAEASMTALHRLRQLGVRIHVDDFGTGYSSLQLLHRLPVDALKIDKSFVSGTGPEDPNGLSRGVMGENAEIVQTILTMAHALGMEVVGEGVETEEHLEVLREMGCDHVQGYHFSRPVTAERAVAILAAEPVW from the coding sequence ATGGACGTTCTCAGCTTCTCCGGGTTCGGCTTCACGCTGTTCTTCGTAGCCGTTTACAGTGTCTCGCGAGACCCGGCGTATCTGCAAATGGCGGGCTCCGTGATGGGTTTCTCTGTTCTCATCATGCTGTCGCGGCAGTATCTGAAACAGGGAAGCGTTCAGAAGGCGGTTTTGATCACCTGCGGAGCAATACTGATCATCAGCCTGATAGTCCTTGCTATCTCCCCGATCATGTTTCCGGCAATTGCTATAACGCCGCTTGTCTGTGTAGGTGTTGCTCTGCCGTACGCAAACGAGCTTCCCTTGAAGATTCTTATAGCAGCGGCGTGGGTGGCGACCACTATTGCGGCTATCACGGGGGCTTGGGTGTTTGTCCGCTCTCCGGGCAACCTGTTCTCCCTTTTTGATGTAGCCGCTGTAGCTACAACCCTCGCGATGGCCGCGGCTCTCCTGCTGCTGCTTCTATGGCAGTTTCGCGGACGTATTCTGAACAGCCTTTCGAAAGCCAGAGCCGCCGAGGCCCGGCTCAGGCATGAGGCCCGCTACGATTCCCTGACCGGGCTCGCCAACCGGACGCTTCTCTCAGAGAAGCTTTCCGAAATCTTCGCCCTCGAAGCCGCCCGGGCGGCTTCGAGGGCGCTGCTGTTTCTGGATGTGGACCGCTTCAAGTACGTCAACGACTCGCTTGGTCACGGCATGGGTGACGAGCTGCTCAAGGTGGTTGCAGAGCGGCTTCGGTGGAGCCTCCGGGAGGCGGACATCATAGCCCGCATGGGCGGCGATGAGTTTGTCGTGGTCATAGAGGAGACCAGCTCCGGACATGCTCAGCGGGCGGCCCGGCGGGTGCAGGAGGTTCTGAGCACCCCGATGAAGGTACACGGCCACGAGTTGTACGTAACCGTCTCCACCGGGGTCGTGGAGGGCCTTGCGGGCTATGACGAGCCGGACGACGCCATACGCGATGCCGACATAGCGATGTACCGGGCCAAGGAGCAGGGGAAGTCGCGGTATGTGATCTTCGACGAGAAGATGCGCCATGCGGCGGCCTCGCTCCTCAAGCTCGAGAACGACCTCAGGCGGGCTGTCGAGCAGGGGGAGTTCGTCGTTCACTACCAGCCCGTCGTCTGGCTTGCGAGCGGCAGCATCTCGGGTTTCGAGGCGCTCGTGCGCTGGAGACACCCCGAGCGGGGCCTGCTCTACCCGGATACCTTTATGAAGCTCGCCGAGGAGACCGGTATGGTCCACAAAATAGACCGCCTGGTCCTCGGGGAGGCGTGCCGGAAGATCGCCCGCTGGCGCGAGGAATACCGTGACCCCTTTCCCCCCAGCATAAGCGTCAACCTCTCGCCGGCGGGCCTGGCCCGCCCCGATCTTATCCGGGAGGTGAGCAACGTTCTGATGGAGACGCGGCTTCCGGGACACGCCCTGATCATAGAACTCACCGAGAGCGCGGTCATGGAGGATGCCGAAGCCTCGATGACCGCGCTGCACCGGCTCAGGCAGCTCGGCGTCCGGATACACGTGGACGACTTCGGCACTGGCTACTCCTCCCTGCAACTCCTGCACCGGCTCCCGGTCGACGCGCTCAAGATAGACAAATCCTTTGTCAGCGGCACCGGACCCGAAGACCCCAACGGCCTTTCGAGGGGCGTGATGGGCGAGAACGCCGAGATAGTCCAGACGATCCTCACGATGGCCCACGCCCTCGGGATGGAGGTCGTCGGGGAAGGCGTGGAGACCGAAGAACACCTCGAAGTGCTCCGGGAGATGGGCTGTGATCACGTCCAGGGCTACCATTTCTCAAGGCCCGTAACCGCTGAGAGAGCCGTCGCCATCCTCGCCGCCGAGCCTGTCTGGTAG
- a CDS encoding LLM class flavin-dependent oxidoreductase: protein MVSDPKGINGTIEVAVMMQDQDGLNWSLWKRIARKVENSGFAGLCRSDRSTSPDGPLGDNQELWSSLLWLADNTERVEIGPLGSPLSFRDPRITAGPTPPLMTSPVVVSFSGPGRSGPRTRGFRLRPS from the coding sequence ATGGTTTCCGATCCGAAGGGCATCAACGGGACGATTGAGGTTGCGGTCATGATGCAAGACCAGGACGGCCTGAACTGGTCGCTCTGGAAGCGTATAGCCCGGAAGGTCGAGAACTCGGGCTTCGCCGGCCTCTGCCGCTCAGACCGTTCCACCAGCCCGGACGGCCCGCTCGGGGATAACCAGGAACTCTGGTCATCGCTGCTCTGGCTTGCGGACAACACCGAGCGCGTAGAGATCGGGCCGCTCGGGAGCCCGCTCTCTTTTCGCGACCCTCGCATAACCGCCGGGCCCACGCCGCCGTTGATGACCTCTCCGGTGGTCGTCTCCTTCTCGGGGCCGGGGCGGTCTGGCCCGCGAACACGAGGCTTTCGGCTTCGACCTTCTTGA